One Vibrio neonatus genomic window carries:
- the dtd gene encoding D-aminoacyl-tRNA deacylase, with amino-acid sequence MIALIQRVSEAAVKVDGEVVGEIGKGLLVLLGVEKDDDEAKAKRLMERVTTYRVFGDEDDKMNLNVKQVDGSVLVVSQFTLPADTKKGTRAGFSRGAAPDEAKRLYEYFSDRCEEVLPTERGRFAADMKVSLVNDGPVTFWLQV; translated from the coding sequence GTGATAGCTCTGATACAGAGAGTGAGTGAAGCGGCCGTAAAGGTCGATGGTGAAGTGGTGGGTGAGATTGGCAAAGGCTTGCTGGTATTGCTCGGAGTTGAAAAAGACGATGACGAAGCCAAAGCTAAGCGCTTAATGGAGCGCGTCACCACATATCGTGTATTTGGTGATGAGGACGATAAAATGAACCTGAATGTGAAGCAGGTTGATGGTAGCGTGCTAGTGGTTTCTCAATTTACTTTGCCAGCGGATACTAAAAAAGGCACTCGAGCGGGTTTCTCGCGTGGCGCTGCGCCCGATGAAGCGAAGCGACTTTATGAATATTTCTCGGACAGATGCGAAGAAGTGTTGCCCACTGAGCGCGGTCGATTTGCCGCCGATATGAAAGTTTCTTTGGTCAATGATGGACCGGTGACTTTTTGGCTGCAAGTCTAG
- a CDS encoding bifunctional GNAT family N-acetyltransferase/hotdog fold thioesterase produces MFKLITPSTENQLQKYYHFRWQMLREPWQRPKGSERDEYDELSHHRMIVDGRGRPVAIGRLYVTADDDGQIRYMAVKKNRQGKGVGSLIMVALESLAREEGVKRLVCNAREDAIEFYRNNGFESQGELSDERGPMRHQQMVKTIDPMANVLRRPDWCNELQRRWEEQIPISDKMGIKINQYTGYKFECVAQLNPNLNPHNTMFAGSAFTLATLTGWGMAWLLMKERNLHADIVLADSNIRYRHPVKESPKASTSLDGISGDLDRLEGGRRARIIIKVFIYSGTQEAVEFTGTYVLLPSSQANETLSV; encoded by the coding sequence ATGTTTAAACTAATTACTCCCAGTACCGAAAATCAATTACAGAAGTATTATCACTTTCGTTGGCAGATGCTACGTGAACCTTGGCAAAGACCAAAAGGCTCCGAAAGAGATGAATACGATGAGTTGAGTCACCACCGCATGATTGTAGACGGTCGAGGTCGCCCTGTGGCGATTGGTCGTTTATATGTGACGGCCGATGATGATGGCCAGATCCGCTATATGGCGGTGAAGAAAAACCGCCAAGGCAAAGGGGTTGGTTCTTTGATTATGGTCGCTCTTGAATCGCTCGCGCGCGAGGAAGGGGTAAAGCGACTGGTGTGTAATGCGCGTGAAGACGCTATTGAGTTTTATCGAAATAATGGCTTTGAAAGTCAGGGCGAATTGAGTGATGAGCGCGGCCCAATGCGTCATCAACAAATGGTTAAAACCATTGACCCTATGGCGAATGTTCTGCGTCGCCCCGATTGGTGTAATGAGTTGCAACGTCGCTGGGAAGAACAAATCCCGATTAGCGATAAAATGGGTATTAAGATCAATCAGTACACAGGATATAAGTTTGAATGTGTGGCGCAGTTAAACCCCAACCTTAATCCTCATAACACTATGTTTGCCGGCTCTGCTTTTACTTTAGCCACTCTGACCGGGTGGGGCATGGCATGGCTACTGATGAAAGAGCGCAATTTGCATGCTGATATTGTGCTAGCGGACAGTAACATACGCTATCGTCACCCCGTCAAAGAAAGCCCTAAAGCCAGTACTTCTTTAGATGGTATTAGCGGCGACTTGGACCGATTAGAGGGTGGTCGCCGTGCCCGAATCATCATTAAAGTGTTTATTTACAGCGGTACTCAAGAGGCGGTTGAGTTTACTGGAACTTACGTACTATTACCTAGCTCTCAGGCTAATGAGACTCTGAGTGTGTAG